Proteins encoded within one genomic window of Couchioplanes caeruleus:
- a CDS encoding AI-2E family transporter, giving the protein MNRTTAPHHHLPGTTESGVPVMPRGVVVLLGLACVVVTVAGLRSVSDLLAPVALALMLTVTASPLTTWLRRLGAPAWVAGAALVATVYLVLFGLGGAVVLAVARLIDLMPAYQSQLAELRADVTGALGALGVDAERLRNVAEMIDPSGVADLVQAALGGVLGVLSNGVFLVAVLLFLCLDAVRFPARLEVAAAERPEVVGALRSFARGTRRYLMVSTVFGLIVAVIDTLALWALDIPLPLLWGLLSFITNYIPNIGFVVGLVPPALLALLEGGPQQMMMVIVLYCVINFVIQSVIQPKIVGAAVGLSATMSFLSLVFWSWVMGPLGALLAIPLSLLAKGLLVDIDPATRWIGSLISAGNPSREEDPCIAKP; this is encoded by the coding sequence GTGAATCGCACTACGGCGCCACACCATCACCTGCCCGGCACCACGGAGAGCGGCGTGCCGGTCATGCCGCGCGGGGTGGTCGTGCTGCTCGGCCTGGCGTGCGTCGTGGTCACGGTGGCCGGCCTGCGGTCGGTCTCCGACCTCCTCGCCCCGGTCGCCCTGGCCCTGATGCTCACCGTCACGGCGAGCCCGCTGACCACCTGGTTGCGCAGGCTCGGCGCGCCGGCCTGGGTGGCCGGTGCGGCCCTCGTCGCGACGGTGTACCTGGTGTTGTTCGGGCTGGGTGGCGCCGTGGTGCTCGCGGTCGCCCGCCTGATCGACCTCATGCCGGCCTACCAGAGCCAGCTCGCGGAGTTGCGGGCCGACGTGACCGGCGCGCTCGGCGCCCTGGGCGTCGACGCGGAACGCCTGCGGAACGTGGCGGAGATGATCGATCCGAGCGGTGTCGCCGATCTCGTGCAGGCCGCGCTCGGCGGCGTGCTCGGGGTGCTGTCCAACGGCGTCTTCCTGGTCGCGGTCCTGCTGTTCCTGTGCCTCGACGCCGTCCGGTTCCCGGCCCGGCTCGAGGTCGCCGCGGCCGAGCGGCCGGAGGTCGTCGGCGCGCTGCGCTCCTTCGCCCGGGGGACCCGTCGCTACCTGATGGTGTCGACGGTCTTCGGACTGATCGTCGCCGTCATCGACACCCTGGCCCTCTGGGCGCTGGACATCCCGCTGCCGCTGTTGTGGGGGCTGCTCTCCTTCATCACGAACTACATCCCCAACATCGGCTTCGTGGTGGGTCTGGTGCCACCGGCGCTGCTCGCACTGCTGGAGGGCGGTCCACAGCAGATGATGATGGTAATCGTGCTGTACTGCGTGATCAATTTCGTGATCCAGTCGGTGATCCAGCCGAAGATCGTCGGAGCTGCGGTCGGCCTCTCGGCCACCATGTCCTTCCTGTCCCTGGTGTTCTGGAGCTGGGTGATGGGGCCTCTCGGTGCCCTGCTGGCGATCCCGCTGAGCCTGCTCGCCAAGGGCCTGCTGGTGGACATCGACCCGGCGACGCGCTGGATCGGCTCGCTGATCTCCGCGGGAAACCCCTCGAGGGAGGAAGATCCATGCATCGCGAAACCTTGA
- a CDS encoding DUF308 domain-containing protein, with protein MHRETLRLILGLFAIAVGAAAFAWPSATVQVVGFLFGLNLVVTGFIRAALLFFVPDYPLIYRVVGIVFGVLTGIVGILCLRNVAGSVILLLVVIAIGWLLDGLVELFTAIGTPAAHGSGWRIGSGLLMILGAIAVLVWPRLGLATFVAVGATVLVFVGIVQVLGAIAGLRAARRETIPAG; from the coding sequence ATGCATCGCGAAACCTTGAGACTGATCCTCGGCCTGTTCGCCATCGCCGTCGGTGCCGCCGCCTTCGCCTGGCCCTCCGCCACCGTCCAGGTCGTCGGCTTCCTCTTCGGACTGAATCTGGTGGTGACGGGCTTCATCCGGGCCGCGCTGCTGTTCTTCGTCCCGGACTACCCGCTGATCTACCGCGTCGTCGGCATCGTCTTCGGCGTCCTCACCGGGATCGTCGGGATCCTGTGCCTGCGCAACGTCGCGGGTTCGGTGATCCTGCTGCTGGTCGTGATCGCCATCGGCTGGCTGCTGGACGGCCTGGTGGAGCTCTTCACGGCCATCGGCACCCCGGCCGCCCACGGCTCGGGCTGGCGGATCGGCAGCGGCCTGCTGATGATCCTCGGCGCGATCGCCGTCCTGGTGTGGCCGAGGCTCGGCCTCGCCACGTTCGTCGCCGTCGGGGCCACGGTCCTGGTCTTCGTCGGCATCGTCCAGGTGCTCGGCGCGATCGCCGGGCTGCGGGCGGCCCGCAGGGAAACCATCCCCGCCGGGTGA